TATTCCACCGCATAAAATGCCAGCATGAACTCCATGCCGCTAAACGAGAGCGTGTACCAGAAGTTCGTACTGCAGGCCCGGCGGATGTCCCCTGACGGGACCCGGAAGAGCGCCAGCAGACGGTTATCGGCCTTATCCTTGCGCTGGCGGGCAGCTTCACGATCCGCCTCACTCAGCGTTTCCTTAAAGCCCCACTGGATGAAGGCCAGATTCGCGGCGGCCAGCACCATCGCCACCGCGGCAGGGACGGAGAAGGGGTTGACGCCCCAGGCCGCCAGGCCGGGGAACGCTTCGAGCAGATTCCACTGGGCACTGATACCGCCGATGGCCGGCCCGAGCAGGAAGCCCAGCGCAAAGGCCACGCCCACGATCGCCATGCCGCGTGAACGGTTTTCGCGGCCCGTCACGTCCGAGACGGCAGCCGTAGCCACCGCGATATTACCGCTCATGATCCCGGCCAGCACGCGCGTAGCCAGCAGCATCCACAACTGCCCGGAAAAGACCCACCCGAGGTAGCTCAGGGCCGTGGCGGCCTGCGTCAACAGCAGCACCTGACGGCGACCGATACGGTCTGAGAGACGCCCCCAGATCGGAGAGAAGGCAAACTGCAGGATCGAGTAGAGCGAGCCAAGGATGCCGCCAAAAAGCACCGTCACCAGAAAGCGTTTGTCCGGGCTGGAAAAGGTTTCCCCCAGCCAGCCGCCCCCGTCCGGTCCCAGGTAGTGATCCAACATCGCCGGGTAGAGCGGGAAGATGATGGAGAAGCCCATCAGGTCGATGAACAAAACGAAGAAGACCACGCCAAGGGCGCGCCGTTTATGCGGGGATTGCGGCATGCGCTTAGTGTTAGCTACCGAGAGCTTCTTTCAAGGCCGCGAGTGAGTTTGGCGGAACAAATTTTGTCGTCCGCACCGGATCGTAGGTCGCGATGGCCTTAACCAGGCTCGAAGACGTGTAAAAATGCTCCTTCTTCGGCATGAGGAAGATCGTCTCAACCTCCGGCGCGAGGTCGCGATTCATCTGCGCCAGCTGGAACTCGAACTCAAAGTCCGAGATAGCCCGCAGGCCGCGTATAATCGTCTGGGCCCCCATTTTACGGGCGAAATCGACCGTCAGCCCGCTGAGAATCTCGGCACGGGCATTGGGAAACTCGGCAAGATTTTCCTCAATGAGTTTAGCCCGCACCTCAACCGAGAGCAGCGGCTTTTTATCCTGATTAGGGGCAGCAGCCATGATGACCTCGTCAAAAAGGTCGCAGGCACGCCGCAGGACATCCAGGTGGCCATTGGTGACCGGGTCAAAAGTTCCAGCGTAGAGCGCTCGTCGCATGGGCCTATGCTGCTAACCCCGACAGGCACGCCTTGGCAAGCTTTCTCCGGGAACAGGGATTCGTAAGGCACACAATCCTGCGCACAAACCGTCCTATTTCAGACTCTGCAAAACCGCCGCCACAGCGATGGGGCGGAAAATTCTCGCCAAGGGCCAAACGAATCTAAAAGCTGATCGCCCTTCGATGAATCTGCCTAACTTGCTGACCCTGTCGCGGATCGCCTTCCTGTTCGTGATCGTGGCCCTGCTTTACGCCCCCTTTCGGGGTGCGGTGGTGCTGGCGTTCCTGCTGTTTATCATAGCCGCCCTGACGGATTGGGCGGATGGCTACCTCGCCCGCAAGACCGGGCAGATCTCCGACTTTGGCAAGCTGATGGATGCCCTGGCCGACAAAGTGCTGATGGTCGGTATCTTCGTCACCCTGGTCGCCCTGGAGGGCTTTCTGCCGTGGTGGTGCATTTTCCTGTTGCTGCTGATCATCATGCGCGAATTTCTCATCACCGGGCTGCGACTGGTCGCTGCCTCACAGGGCAAGGTGCTGGCCGCTGAAAAAGGCGGCAAGATCAAGACCGTGGTTCAGATCGTCGCCGCAGCCGTCCTGCTGGCCGCCCGCTCGCTTGCTTTTGATTTCAACGCCGGCACAGGCATCTACGCCTTCTTCTACTGGACCGGACTGGTCGCCTTTATTCTGGCAGCCATTCTCACGGTACAGTCGGGCAGTGTCTACATGATCAAGTACTGGTCCCTCTTCCAGGGAGACAGCGCCACTGGCAACAAGGCATGAACCCGAGCGCCTGGAAAGACTACTTCCCCTGGACCCGCGCCCTGCCCACCCCCGTGGTGGTCAATATTGCGACGCTCGGGCCGCTGGGCACGAAGTTCAAAGCCCCCGGCACGGTCGGCTCGGCAGCAGGCATCATCTGGTACACCGCCTGTTTCCACTTCGCCAGCCCCTTCGGGTATCTGCTGCTGCTGTTGCTCTCGCTCTACTTCGCCACCGGCATCTGCGGAGAGGCCGAGAAACGCCTCTACAAGCGCGATCCGGGCGAAGTGATCCTCGACGAATTTGCCGTCATGCCGATCTGCTTTATCGGCCTGCAAGGTGCCGTGGTCGCACTCGGTGGCTGGGCATGGACGCTCATGCTGGCTGCCTTCGCGCTGTTCCGGCTCTTCGACATCGCCAAGCCTTTCGGCATCTCCAAGCTGCAGGACCTCCCCGGCGGCTACGGCGTGATGGCCGATGACGTCGCCGCCGCACTCGTCACCTGCGTGCTCCTGCACATCGGCGTCTGGCTGTGGGCCATGGCGTAGGGACAGAGCCGCTCAATACCACCGGGTGCAACCCCGGCTAACGCTTGATCACGCCGTCCGCGTGCAGCGCCTGCACGAGATCGATCGCGGAGTCGGAACGGTTGAGGATGTAGAGGTGCACGCCGGGTGCCCCGGCCTCAAGCAGGTGTTTGACCTGCATGTGCGCCCACTCGACCCCGGCCTGGCGCTCGGCCTCCTCATCGCCCTGAGCCGCTTCCAGTTTGGACATCAGTCCCTCTGGGAGCTTGGCCTGGCAGAAGCCGCAGAACTTCTTCACCTGGTCCAGCGAAAGGGCTGGCAGGATACCGGGCACGATGGGCTGGTGGATGCCACGGGCGCGGCATTTTTCCACAAAGGCGAAGTAGTCGGCGTTGTCAAAAAAGAGCTGCGTGGTAATGAAATCCGCCCCCTGCGCCGCCTTGTGCTGGAGGTGATCGAGGTCCGACTCCAGACTCGGGGACTCGGGGTGCTTCTCCGGGTAGCCCGCCACGCCGAGGCAGAAGTGCGGGAAGCGCTCGCGGATAAAGCGCACCAGCTCGGAGGCGTAGCGCAGGCCGTCGGGGTGCGGCTGGAAGTCCGTCTGCCCCTTGGGCGGGTCACCGCGCAGCGTCATGATATTCCGGAAGCCCGCCTGCTGGAAGCGCTCCAAGATCGCGGCCAGCTCATCGCGGCTGTGCCCCACGCAGGTCAGGTGCGGCATCACCTCAAAGTGAAACAGATCGCGCATGAGCTCGCCATACTCCAGTGTGCGCTCGCGCGTCGAGCCACCCGCCCCATAGGTGATGGAGACGAAGTCCGGCTGATAGGCCGACAGGGCCTTGGCCGTGCGCAGCATCTGGCGCGCCCCCTCCTCGGTCTTGGGGGGGTAAAATTCTACAGAGAAAACGGGCTCTCCCGCAGAGAGCATATCGGAGATGGCGCGACCGGGCTTATTCATATACGCATCAACGTATCTTGATGTTTTGATGTGTAAAGAGAGAAATTTAGATTAAGCTGCA
This genomic interval from Ruficoccus sp. ZRK36 contains the following:
- a CDS encoding MFS transporter, which codes for MPQSPHKRRALGVVFFVLFIDLMGFSIIFPLYPAMLDHYLGPDGGGWLGETFSSPDKRFLVTVLFGGILGSLYSILQFAFSPIWGRLSDRIGRRQVLLLTQAATALSYLGWVFSGQLWMLLATRVLAGIMSGNIAVATAAVSDVTGRENRSRGMAIVGVAFALGFLLGPAIGGISAQWNLLEAFPGLAAWGVNPFSVPAAVAMVLAAANLAFIQWGFKETLSEADREAARQRKDKADNRLLALFRVPSGDIRRACSTNFWYTLSFSGMEFMLAFYAVEYFAYSAKDIGLMFLFIGFMLILVQGGFVRRMAPRMGEKKLTLAGIVFMMLSFILIAAIIRQSSFFVALGFMSIGSGLVFPCLVALVSLHADSAEQGRYLGLFRSAGSLARAFGPILAALLYYALGASVTYAVGAAVLLLPLMVLSRLRQPDSAPKS
- the coaD gene encoding pantetheine-phosphate adenylyltransferase, coding for MRRALYAGTFDPVTNGHLDVLRRACDLFDEVIMAAAPNQDKKPLLSVEVRAKLIEENLAEFPNARAEILSGLTVDFARKMGAQTIIRGLRAISDFEFEFQLAQMNRDLAPEVETIFLMPKKEHFYTSSSLVKAIATYDPVRTTKFVPPNSLAALKEALGS
- the pgsA gene encoding CDP-diacylglycerol--glycerol-3-phosphate 3-phosphatidyltransferase yields the protein MNLPNLLTLSRIAFLFVIVALLYAPFRGAVVLAFLLFIIAALTDWADGYLARKTGQISDFGKLMDALADKVLMVGIFVTLVALEGFLPWWCIFLLLLIIMREFLITGLRLVAASQGKVLAAEKGGKIKTVVQIVAAAVLLAARSLAFDFNAGTGIYAFFYWTGLVAFILAAILTVQSGSVYMIKYWSLFQGDSATGNKA
- a CDS encoding phosphatidylglycerophosphatase A; translation: MNPSAWKDYFPWTRALPTPVVVNIATLGPLGTKFKAPGTVGSAAGIIWYTACFHFASPFGYLLLLLLSLYFATGICGEAEKRLYKRDPGEVILDEFAVMPICFIGLQGAVVALGGWAWTLMLAAFALFRLFDIAKPFGISKLQDLPGGYGVMADDVAAALVTCVLLHIGVWLWAMA
- the metF gene encoding methylenetetrahydrofolate reductase [NAD(P)H]; the protein is MNKPGRAISDMLSAGEPVFSVEFYPPKTEEGARQMLRTAKALSAYQPDFVSITYGAGGSTRERTLEYGELMRDLFHFEVMPHLTCVGHSRDELAAILERFQQAGFRNIMTLRGDPPKGQTDFQPHPDGLRYASELVRFIRERFPHFCLGVAGYPEKHPESPSLESDLDHLQHKAAQGADFITTQLFFDNADYFAFVEKCRARGIHQPIVPGILPALSLDQVKKFCGFCQAKLPEGLMSKLEAAQGDEEAERQAGVEWAHMQVKHLLEAGAPGVHLYILNRSDSAIDLVQALHADGVIKR